TGAAGAAATGGATCTAGATAAAGGCAAATTAACCGTTATGGTTTCAATGTTTGGGCGTAAAACCCCAGTAGAACTAGACTTTCATCAAGTGGAAGAAGTTTAAGGAGGTGTAATTAGATATGGCAAAAGAAGTTATAGGTAAAATTAGTTTACAGATTCCTGCTGGTCAAGCTAATCCAGCTCCTCCGGTTGGTCCAGCTTTAGGACAGCACGGAGTTAATATTATGGAATTTTGTAAAGCTTTTAATGCTAAAACTGCTGATAAAGCTGGTAATATTATTCCAGTAGAAATTACTGTTTATGCTGATCGTTCTTTTGAATTCATTACAAAATCTCCACCTGCTGCAGATTTATTAAAGAAAGCGGCTGGGATTGAGACAGCTTCAGGAGAGCCAAAGGCTAATAAAGTGGCAACTGTTACAAAAGACGATTTAAAGGAAATTGCTGAAACAAAGAAGGAAGACTTAAATGCTGCTAGTGTAGAAGCAGCAATGAGTATGATTGCAGGAACTGCTCGTAGTATGGGGATTGTAGTAGAAGATTAATTAATATTTAACTTGTGGGAGGATAATCCGAATACCACAAAGGAGGAAATATAAATGTCAAATAGATATGAAGATTCTTTAGATAAAGTAGATCGTGACAAGACATACGTACTTAAGGATGCATTAGAACTAACTAAAGAGACTGCAACTGCTAATTTTGATGAGACTATTGAATTAGCAATGAAATTAGGTATTGACACTAATAAGAATGATCAACAATTAAGAGGAGCTCTTGTACTTCCTAATGGAACTGGACAAGAGGTTAAGGTTGCAGTGTTTGCTAAAGGTGAAAAAGCTAAAGAAGCTGAAGAAGCCGGTGCTGACGTGGTGGGTTCTGATGATTTAATTGAAAAGGTTGATGAGGGATGGTTAGATTTTGATGTTGCAGTAGCCACACCAGATATGATGGGGGATGTAGGTAGATTAGGTAGAATCTTAGGCCCTCAAGGGTTAATGCCAAACCCTAAAGTAGGTACTGTAACTTTTGATTTAGAAAAAGCTATTAAGGAAATTAAAGCTGGTAAGATTGAATATAGAGCTGATAAAGACGGCAACGTACATGCGCCGATTGGAAAGGCATCATTTGATGTAGAAGATTTAGCAGGTAATGCTAAAGCAATATTTGATGAGGTTATGAGAGCTAGACCTATTGGTGCTAAAGGACGTTATGTATTGAATATTACTCTTTCTTCAACAATGGGACCTGGTATTAAGGTAACTCCAGAAGCAGCAAGGGATGTTATCGAATAAATTTAATTTTCTAAATAATTATTTAGAAAATTATTGACTTAACTAAAAAGTTATGTTATAATCTCACTTGTGAGTTAAAAACTTGTGAATTAAAAAAGAGAATATTTAATAGCTGTAGATAGTAGGTGCTTCTTTTAAGCTTAAATCTGCCTACCGAGGCTGGGGATAGATAAAAGGCTAATTGGTTACTAATATAGTTAGTTTCTTATCTTATTGCAGAGTATTTGAGGTCTCCGGTTATCTACGGAGGCTTTTTTTAGTGCAAAAGGGAGGTGGAGATATGGCAAGGCGAGAAAAGGAATTAATCGTAGAAGAATTGACAGATAAATTTAATAATGCCCAAACAACTATTTTAACTGATTATTGTGGTTTAGACGTAGCAGAAGTTACTGAATTGCGTGTTCAGCTAAGAGAAGCTGGCGTTGATTATAAAGTAGTTAAAAACACTCTAGCTCGATTAGCAGCAAATAATGCTGGATGTGAAGAGGTTCATGAATACTTAACAGGACCAACAGCTATTGCTTTTTCAGAAGAGGATCCAGTAGCACCGGCTAAGGTGTTATCTGAGTTTGCTGATGATCATGAAGCTTTAGAAATTAAAGGTGGATTTCTAGAAGGTGAAGTGTTAGGGTTAGATCAAATTGAAGCACTAGCTGATATACCACCACGTAAGACATTGCTTGCTCAGCTATTGGCTAATATGAAGGCGCCTATGAGAGGGTTAGTCAATGCTTTAAATGATCCAATGAGAAGTTTAGTTTATGCTTTAAATG
The sequence above is a segment of the Selenihalanaerobacter shriftii genome. Coding sequences within it:
- the rplK gene encoding 50S ribosomal protein L11, whose amino-acid sequence is MAKEVIGKISLQIPAGQANPAPPVGPALGQHGVNIMEFCKAFNAKTADKAGNIIPVEITVYADRSFEFITKSPPAADLLKKAAGIETASGEPKANKVATVTKDDLKEIAETKKEDLNAASVEAAMSMIAGTARSMGIVVED
- the rplA gene encoding 50S ribosomal protein L1; protein product: MSNRYEDSLDKVDRDKTYVLKDALELTKETATANFDETIELAMKLGIDTNKNDQQLRGALVLPNGTGQEVKVAVFAKGEKAKEAEEAGADVVGSDDLIEKVDEGWLDFDVAVATPDMMGDVGRLGRILGPQGLMPNPKVGTVTFDLEKAIKEIKAGKIEYRADKDGNVHAPIGKASFDVEDLAGNAKAIFDEVMRARPIGAKGRYVLNITLSSTMGPGIKVTPEAARDVIE
- the rplJ gene encoding 50S ribosomal protein L10, translated to MARREKELIVEELTDKFNNAQTTILTDYCGLDVAEVTELRVQLREAGVDYKVVKNTLARLAANNAGCEEVHEYLTGPTAIAFSEEDPVAPAKVLSEFADDHEALEIKGGFLEGEVLGLDQIEALADIPPRKTLLAQLLANMKAPMRGLVNALNDPMRSLVYALNAIKDDKGE